A DNA window from Anaerocolumna sp. AGMB13020 contains the following coding sequences:
- a CDS encoding carbohydrate ABC transporter permease: MKTLKNLLITILLVLAVLLVWLPLWMLLSGSLMGRGELFQKIGPILGQSEDMASWGILPLYPTLQPFAELLLDSPKFFVMFWNSCIQVLPVLAGQLIIAVPAAWAFARYSFPGKKLLFTLYILLMILPFQVTMVSSYLVLFRMKLTDTHLAVILPNIFSTFPVFIMVKFFKELPEALMEAARLDGAGEGYIFTRIGIPLGASGIISAIVLDFIEYWNAIEQPLTFLIRKKNLWPLSLYLPDITTDKAGLAFAASFIMLVPALLLFLYGQNYLEQGIAATGLKG; encoded by the coding sequence ATGAAAACATTAAAAAATTTGCTAATAACAATATTATTGGTCCTTGCTGTCCTGCTCGTCTGGCTGCCATTGTGGATGCTCTTAAGCGGCTCCCTGATGGGAAGGGGAGAATTGTTTCAGAAGATAGGACCAATCCTTGGCCAATCAGAGGATATGGCTTCCTGGGGGATTCTTCCCCTCTATCCTACTCTTCAGCCTTTTGCAGAGCTTCTCTTAGATTCCCCGAAGTTCTTTGTTATGTTCTGGAATTCCTGCATTCAGGTCCTGCCAGTACTAGCAGGGCAGCTCATAATTGCTGTACCTGCCGCCTGGGCTTTTGCCAGATATAGCTTCCCCGGTAAAAAACTTTTGTTTACCCTTTATATCCTGCTGATGATACTGCCCTTTCAGGTGACCATGGTATCCAGTTATCTGGTATTATTTCGGATGAAGCTTACCGATACTCATCTTGCGGTTATTCTTCCGAATATCTTCTCCACCTTTCCGGTTTTTATTATGGTAAAGTTCTTTAAGGAACTGCCGGAGGCACTTATGGAAGCCGCAAGGCTCGATGGTGCTGGTGAAGGGTATATCTTTACCAGAATCGGTATTCCTCTCGGTGCTTCCGGCATCATCTCGGCCATCGTGCTGGATTTCATCGAATATTGGAATGCCATTGAACAGCCCCTGACCTTTCTCATTCGAAAGAAAAACTTATGGCCCCTGTCCCTGTATCTGCCGGATATTACCACAGATAAGGCAGGCCTTGCTTTTGCAGCCTCTTTTATTATGCTGG
- a CDS encoding carbohydrate ABC transporter permease, producing the protein MRRNKHITPWLFLLPSLTGITVFVLLPFIDVVRRSFYDAMNNNFVGLSNYRTVLTNSAFRQAISNTARFILVCLPLLLFISLVLALLIHSRKKYRDFYKTSLLIPMAIPTASMVILWKLIFHENGLMNGIILQLGGDKTDFMNTDMAFSILVFSYLWKNAGYDMILWLTGLNGIDTSLYEAAGADGAGAFQRFRYITLPLLSPALFMIGILSFVNSFKVFREAYLISGNYPQESIYMLQHIFNNWFAALDIQKMCAAAVLSIFLFMAIILLILRFDKE; encoded by the coding sequence ATGAGAAGGAATAAACATATAACTCCCTGGCTGTTCCTCTTACCCAGCTTAACCGGTATAACAGTCTTTGTACTGCTTCCTTTCATAGATGTTGTAAGACGTTCCTTTTACGACGCTATGAACAATAACTTTGTGGGACTGTCCAATTATAGGACGGTCCTTACCAATAGCGCTTTCAGACAGGCTATCTCTAATACCGCAAGATTTATCCTGGTATGCCTGCCGCTTCTGTTATTCATTTCCCTGGTATTAGCCTTACTGATACACAGCAGGAAGAAATACAGGGATTTTTATAAGACGTCCTTATTAATTCCTATGGCAATTCCTACTGCCTCAATGGTAATTCTATGGAAATTAATCTTTCACGAAAACGGGCTTATGAATGGAATAATTCTGCAGCTGGGCGGTGATAAAACAGATTTTATGAACACTGATATGGCCTTTTCTATATTGGTGTTCAGCTACCTCTGGAAGAATGCAGGGTATGACATGATACTCTGGCTTACAGGTTTAAACGGAATAGATACCTCACTTTATGAAGCGGCAGGTGCAGATGGTGCGGGAGCTTTCCAGCGCTTTCGCTATATTACTCTTCCCCTCCTGTCCCCTGCACTTTTCATGATCGGTATCCTGTCCTTTGTCAATTCCTTTAAGGTCTTCCGGGAAGCTTATTTGATCTCAGGCAATTATCCTCAGGAGAGTATTTATATGCTGCAGCATATCTTTAACAACTGGTTTGCTGCCCTCGACATTCAGAAGATGTGTGCTGCCGCCGTTCTCAGTATTTTCTTGTTTATGGCAATCATACTGTTGATATTAAGATTTGATAAGGAATAG
- a CDS encoding ABC transporter substrate-binding protein produces the protein MKKKLLAYLLLLVLAVSSLYGCSSTKQEDNKTIKKSADATTEEEKGRYIEYPVALPEMPSSETPTRVVRNKEKQFETYSYDTEKSSYKRYILKADQTWETGEAGWLNSKDLKGYTLNTLCIGEDGNLYAALTNYNNDPSSCKLYKSSDNGLTSAEIPLTYLTEPAYTGDDQTFYPYIEKMQVLKDGTLVLSDMWKSNTLLLYSQEGKALGTVPIDSQKSFIAADNTIIAASDNSSQIIFYDALTGKITKTLDYTFQPNGVAYALRSDGTLLTGDSEGIHRMLSEGTLWEIPVDGSITSMSMPSRYIENVYVGELDPEDYYCVFSESNIGLSLIHYVYDKEASAVPQNQITLYSLRENATIRQAISLFQQKNPDSRINYVVAMGNEGGNLSDYIRALNTELLAGNGADIILLDGLPAQSYIDKGVLADISDVLKPLTEDGRLLSNIAESYTKDGAIYQMPIRFAIPLIIGPPEVLTSISSLSTLIDTAEGSGKPFMDSYIPEKLVNDFLALYGEDFFKDNKLSEDDFKEFLENIKRLTDNIGKISKEEYDQTVAPESYLFRSSMNYVPLTAGKTLAVYAQISDITDSMMPFALAKETNLAYSSLNNTFLPSGIIGLNKASKNPETAKAFLEFLFTEEVQSANLYDGLPVNSTSLKKWTDEVNDDIMVGYSDQEGNDFTAVWPDKKDRHNLYQIATQVNKPITINQQLNDILKEQILSFLKGDTGLAETVNAVKSKVNTYLSE, from the coding sequence ATGAAGAAGAAATTACTCGCTTACCTCCTCCTGCTAGTCCTTGCCGTCTCCTCTCTTTATGGCTGCAGCAGTACAAAACAGGAGGACAACAAGACAATTAAGAAATCAGCCGATGCAACCACAGAAGAAGAAAAAGGCAGATATATTGAGTACCCTGTTGCTTTACCTGAAATGCCTTCCTCCGAAACCCCTACGAGGGTAGTTCGAAATAAGGAGAAACAATTTGAAACTTATTCCTATGATACCGAGAAGTCAAGCTACAAGCGCTACATTTTAAAAGCTGATCAGACCTGGGAGACCGGGGAAGCCGGTTGGTTAAATAGTAAGGATTTAAAAGGGTATACTCTAAATACATTATGTATCGGTGAAGATGGGAATCTATATGCTGCCTTAACTAATTATAACAACGATCCTTCTAGCTGCAAGCTTTACAAATCCAGCGATAACGGTTTAACCTCTGCAGAAATACCATTGACCTACCTGACAGAACCAGCTTACACAGGTGACGACCAAACCTTTTATCCCTATATAGAAAAAATGCAGGTGCTAAAAGACGGCACCCTTGTGCTCTCCGATATGTGGAAATCCAATACTCTTTTACTATATTCTCAGGAAGGTAAAGCCCTTGGAACTGTTCCTATAGACAGCCAGAAAAGCTTTATAGCCGCTGATAATACCATTATAGCTGCGAGTGATAACAGTTCTCAGATTATTTTTTATGATGCCTTAACCGGCAAAATAACAAAAACCCTTGATTATACTTTTCAACCCAACGGTGTAGCCTATGCTCTAAGAAGTGACGGAACCCTATTAACAGGCGATTCCGAAGGAATTCACCGGATGCTTTCTGAGGGTACCCTCTGGGAAATTCCTGTTGATGGCTCCATAACTTCCATGAGTATGCCCTCTCGTTATATAGAGAACGTCTATGTGGGAGAGTTGGACCCAGAGGATTACTACTGTGTATTCTCAGAAAGCAATATAGGCTTAAGCCTTATTCACTACGTCTACGACAAAGAAGCTTCCGCTGTTCCCCAAAATCAGATTACTCTATATTCCCTGAGAGAAAATGCAACTATCCGGCAGGCTATCTCGCTTTTTCAACAGAAGAATCCTGACAGCAGAATTAATTATGTAGTTGCTATGGGAAATGAAGGTGGAAATTTATCTGATTACATACGTGCGCTTAATACAGAATTATTAGCCGGTAACGGTGCAGATATTATTCTGCTGGACGGCTTGCCTGCACAGTCCTACATCGATAAGGGAGTACTGGCAGATATTTCGGATGTCCTGAAACCCTTGACAGAGGATGGACGCCTTCTTTCAAACATTGCAGAAAGCTATACAAAAGATGGGGCCATCTATCAGATGCCTATTCGTTTCGCCATTCCCTTGATAATAGGTCCTCCCGAAGTATTGACTTCAATATCCAGCCTAAGTACACTGATCGATACTGCTGAGGGCTCCGGCAAACCTTTTATGGATTCCTATATTCCTGAGAAGCTGGTTAATGACTTTCTGGCTCTTTATGGAGAAGATTTCTTTAAGGACAACAAACTTTCTGAGGACGACTTCAAAGAATTCCTCGAAAACATAAAAAGACTGACAGACAACATTGGAAAAATTTCCAAGGAGGAATATGATCAAACGGTTGCTCCGGAGTCTTACCTTTTCCGGAGTTCCATGAACTATGTTCCTTTAACAGCCGGTAAAACACTTGCCGTATACGCTCAGATCAGTGATATAACTGACTCAATGATGCCCTTTGCTTTGGCAAAAGAAACGAACCTTGCCTATAGTTCCTTGAACAACACTTTCCTGCCAAGCGGAATTATAGGTCTTAACAAAGCCAGTAAGAATCCAGAAACTGCAAAAGCCTTCCTGGAATTTTTGTTTACAGAAGAGGTACAGTCAGCAAACCTCTATGACGGCCTTCCTGTTAACAGCACCTCCTTAAAGAAATGGACCGATGAGGTTAATGATGATATCATGGTTGGCTATAGTGATCAGGAAGGAAATGATTTCACTGCTGTCTGGCCGGATAAAAAAGATCGTCACAACCTCTATCAAATAGCTACACAGGTTAACAAACCAATCACTATCAACCAGCAGTTAAATGATATCCTGAAAGAGCAGATTCTTTCCTTCTTAAAGGGTGATACTGGATTAGCGGAAACCGTTAACGCAGTGAAATCAAAAGTAAATACCTACTTATCCGAATAA